The proteins below come from a single Clarias gariepinus isolate MV-2021 ecotype Netherlands chromosome 17, CGAR_prim_01v2, whole genome shotgun sequence genomic window:
- the LOC128505573 gene encoding tyrosine-protein phosphatase non-receptor type substrate 1-like isoform X3 has protein sequence MPNMPSVKRLCLLLTFSFCSSTNTSTEDVTVFSGDAAFLPCPLQFSYSEKVSVKWLKDENNGNNSNVCEGNIQSNTISDPPNCKPRFKLNREPLGLNITGIVSSDAGVYNCVVTRLIPPPAEEISLPLRLKVLPSPTLQLISNTNSSCVELICSLEGLSPQQVNFTWTRATQLIHHLGTSSMNSTLTLCKPNWTEGETLTCQASYSHNRTLSKNITLKQHSASPSVSVACIRGSDGAPTMLCAAEGFYPADLKQSWLTDGEYISYLNTSLTPTYDENLTSFHASRNYSKNRDGSYDVTSYLHPSRTITVYYCWVNHSGLSKPILVNISSAQCTERKEAFTDMFTGLFVRYMVVGILFGLLVVTALFIEVYYQHLTTSARHLWSTADANATSEPVSNHQVYQHELKQTYPL, from the exons ATGCCAAACATGCCATCTGTGAAGCGTCTGTGCCTTCTTCTAACCTTTTCCTTTTGCTCTTCTACAAATACCA GTACAGAAGACGTTACAGTGTTTAGTGGAGATGCTGCCTTTCTACCGTGTCCTTTACAGTTCAGTTACAGTGAGAAAGTCAGTGTAAAGTGgctaaaagatgaaaacaatgGAAACAATTCAAATGTATGTGAAGGCAATATTCAAAGTAATACAATTTCTGATCCCCCTAACTGCAAACCTCGGTTTAAACTAAATAGAGAACCTTTAGGGCTGAATATAACAGGTATTGTAAGCAGTGATGCTGGTGTTTATAACTGTGTGGTGACCAGATTAATACCACCACCAGCAGAAGAAATATCTTTACCTCTGAGGCTTAAAg TTCTACCATCTCCTACCCTGCAGCTGATAAGCAACACTAATTCCTCCTGTGTGGAGCTGATCTGCTCTCTGGAAGGTTTGAGTCCACAGCAGGTGAACTTCACATGGACCAGAGCAACTCAACTTATTCACCATCTCGGGACCAGCAGTATGAACAGCACTCTGACGCTCTGTAAGCCAAACTGGACAGAAGGAGAAACTCTCACGTGTCAAGCCAGTTATTCACACAACCGGACACTCAGCAAGAACATCACGCTGAAACAACACTCAG CATCTCCATCAGTTTCTGTGGCATGTATTAGAGGGTCTGATGGAGCTCCCACAATGCTGTGCGCTGCTGAGGGCTTTTACCCTGCTGATCTGAAGCAGTCCTGGCTTACAGATGGAGAATATATCAGTTACCTGAACACTTCACTTACACCAACATATGACGAAAATCTGACCTCTTTTCATGCCAGCAGGAACTACAGCAAAAACAGAGACGGGTCTTACGACGTCACATCGTATCTTCACCCGTCTCGAACCATCACAGTGTACTACTGCTGGGTTAATCACTCAGGCCTGAGCAAACCCATTCTGGTTAACATTTCCTCTGCTCAGTGCACTGAAAGAAAAGAGGCATTTACAG ATATGTTTACAGGTTTATTTGTGCGTTACATGGTTGTCGGGATTCTCTTTGGCTTATTGGTAGTCACTGCTTTGTTCATCGAAGTTTATTATCAACATTTAACAACTT
- the LOC128505573 gene encoding tyrosine-protein phosphatase non-receptor type substrate 1-like isoform X2, whose protein sequence is MPNMPSVKRLCLLLTFSFCSSTNTSTEDVTVFSGDAAFLPCPLQFSYSEKVSVKWLKDENNGNNSNVCEGNIQSNTISDPPNCKPRFKLNREPLGLNITGIVSSDAGVYNCVVTRLIPPPAEEISLPLRLKVFSSAAVLPSPTLQLISNTNSSCVELICSLEGLSPQQVNFTWTRATQLIHHLGTSSMNSTLTLCKPNWTEGETLTCQASYSHNRTLSKNITLKQHSASPSVSVACIRGSDGAPTMLCAAEGFYPADLKQSWLTDGEYISYLNTSLTPTYDENLTSFHASRNYSKNRDGSYDVTSYLHPSRTITVYYCWVNHSGLSKPILVNISSAQCTERKEAFTGLFVRYMVVGILFGLLVVTALFIEVYYQHLTTSARHLWSTADANATSEPVSNHQVYQHELKQTYPL, encoded by the exons ATGCCAAACATGCCATCTGTGAAGCGTCTGTGCCTTCTTCTAACCTTTTCCTTTTGCTCTTCTACAAATACCA GTACAGAAGACGTTACAGTGTTTAGTGGAGATGCTGCCTTTCTACCGTGTCCTTTACAGTTCAGTTACAGTGAGAAAGTCAGTGTAAAGTGgctaaaagatgaaaacaatgGAAACAATTCAAATGTATGTGAAGGCAATATTCAAAGTAATACAATTTCTGATCCCCCTAACTGCAAACCTCGGTTTAAACTAAATAGAGAACCTTTAGGGCTGAATATAACAGGTATTGTAAGCAGTGATGCTGGTGTTTATAACTGTGTGGTGACCAGATTAATACCACCACCAGCAGAAGAAATATCTTTACCTCTGAGGCTTAAAg TGTTCTCCTCTGCTGCAGTTCTACCATCTCCTACCCTGCAGCTGATAAGCAACACTAATTCCTCCTGTGTGGAGCTGATCTGCTCTCTGGAAGGTTTGAGTCCACAGCAGGTGAACTTCACATGGACCAGAGCAACTCAACTTATTCACCATCTCGGGACCAGCAGTATGAACAGCACTCTGACGCTCTGTAAGCCAAACTGGACAGAAGGAGAAACTCTCACGTGTCAAGCCAGTTATTCACACAACCGGACACTCAGCAAGAACATCACGCTGAAACAACACTCAG CATCTCCATCAGTTTCTGTGGCATGTATTAGAGGGTCTGATGGAGCTCCCACAATGCTGTGCGCTGCTGAGGGCTTTTACCCTGCTGATCTGAAGCAGTCCTGGCTTACAGATGGAGAATATATCAGTTACCTGAACACTTCACTTACACCAACATATGACGAAAATCTGACCTCTTTTCATGCCAGCAGGAACTACAGCAAAAACAGAGACGGGTCTTACGACGTCACATCGTATCTTCACCCGTCTCGAACCATCACAGTGTACTACTGCTGGGTTAATCACTCAGGCCTGAGCAAACCCATTCTGGTTAACATTTCCTCTGCTCAGTGCACTGAAAGAAAAGAGGCATTTACAG GTTTATTTGTGCGTTACATGGTTGTCGGGATTCTCTTTGGCTTATTGGTAGTCACTGCTTTGTTCATCGAAGTTTATTATCAACATTTAACAACTT
- the LOC128505573 gene encoding tyrosine-protein phosphatase non-receptor type substrate 1-like isoform X1, protein MPNMPSVKRLCLLLTFSFCSSTNTSTEDVTVFSGDAAFLPCPLQFSYSEKVSVKWLKDENNGNNSNVCEGNIQSNTISDPPNCKPRFKLNREPLGLNITGIVSSDAGVYNCVVTRLIPPPAEEISLPLRLKVFSSAAVLPSPTLQLISNTNSSCVELICSLEGLSPQQVNFTWTRATQLIHHLGTSSMNSTLTLCKPNWTEGETLTCQASYSHNRTLSKNITLKQHSASPSVSVACIRGSDGAPTMLCAAEGFYPADLKQSWLTDGEYISYLNTSLTPTYDENLTSFHASRNYSKNRDGSYDVTSYLHPSRTITVYYCWVNHSGLSKPILVNISSAQCTERKEAFTDMFTGLFVRYMVVGILFGLLVVTALFIEVYYQHLTTSARHLWSTADANATSEPVSNHQVYQHELKQTYPL, encoded by the exons ATGCCAAACATGCCATCTGTGAAGCGTCTGTGCCTTCTTCTAACCTTTTCCTTTTGCTCTTCTACAAATACCA GTACAGAAGACGTTACAGTGTTTAGTGGAGATGCTGCCTTTCTACCGTGTCCTTTACAGTTCAGTTACAGTGAGAAAGTCAGTGTAAAGTGgctaaaagatgaaaacaatgGAAACAATTCAAATGTATGTGAAGGCAATATTCAAAGTAATACAATTTCTGATCCCCCTAACTGCAAACCTCGGTTTAAACTAAATAGAGAACCTTTAGGGCTGAATATAACAGGTATTGTAAGCAGTGATGCTGGTGTTTATAACTGTGTGGTGACCAGATTAATACCACCACCAGCAGAAGAAATATCTTTACCTCTGAGGCTTAAAg TGTTCTCCTCTGCTGCAGTTCTACCATCTCCTACCCTGCAGCTGATAAGCAACACTAATTCCTCCTGTGTGGAGCTGATCTGCTCTCTGGAAGGTTTGAGTCCACAGCAGGTGAACTTCACATGGACCAGAGCAACTCAACTTATTCACCATCTCGGGACCAGCAGTATGAACAGCACTCTGACGCTCTGTAAGCCAAACTGGACAGAAGGAGAAACTCTCACGTGTCAAGCCAGTTATTCACACAACCGGACACTCAGCAAGAACATCACGCTGAAACAACACTCAG CATCTCCATCAGTTTCTGTGGCATGTATTAGAGGGTCTGATGGAGCTCCCACAATGCTGTGCGCTGCTGAGGGCTTTTACCCTGCTGATCTGAAGCAGTCCTGGCTTACAGATGGAGAATATATCAGTTACCTGAACACTTCACTTACACCAACATATGACGAAAATCTGACCTCTTTTCATGCCAGCAGGAACTACAGCAAAAACAGAGACGGGTCTTACGACGTCACATCGTATCTTCACCCGTCTCGAACCATCACAGTGTACTACTGCTGGGTTAATCACTCAGGCCTGAGCAAACCCATTCTGGTTAACATTTCCTCTGCTCAGTGCACTGAAAGAAAAGAGGCATTTACAG ATATGTTTACAGGTTTATTTGTGCGTTACATGGTTGTCGGGATTCTCTTTGGCTTATTGGTAGTCACTGCTTTGTTCATCGAAGTTTATTATCAACATTTAACAACTT